A window of the Butyricimonas faecalis genome harbors these coding sequences:
- a CDS encoding 6-bladed beta-propeller has product MFERIHIIIFLMIFVSCKTNSQQGNINKKTLYSDLDHEHSIPTEKFFSKIEVIPLETQEKSIIRGIDKIMEYQSCIYILDRRQKAVLIFDGHGKFISKINSIGRAPDEFYILEDIEINTFRNTLECLDPMGKILTYDLMGNYLSTIYLPHPPMAYHYLHVLNQDSILLYTNPTRDNDYTFRIFSRQQDTIITQFSKQKKIITGECKLPVQIYKERLYFTQAFNNETYQISKDTLLFAYEWNFGKYTYNLSKMKLPDLTTPEEQIKFYNEVMYSPKIPYTFNLNSQNDQYYYCSLFMKNKMLHVFYNKATKETTVFSTTKEKIGIYPFYMDNEKIIGMTDEDLMPIASLIDAKSACITNPEALTDRTENSNPVLVKYYFK; this is encoded by the coding sequence ATGTTTGAGAGAATACATATTATAATCTTTTTAATGATATTTGTTTCATGTAAAACAAATTCTCAACAAGGTAATATCAATAAAAAAACACTTTATTCCGATTTAGACCACGAACATTCTATTCCTACAGAAAAGTTTTTTTCTAAAATAGAAGTTATTCCTTTAGAAACGCAAGAGAAATCCATCATACGAGGTATTGATAAAATCATGGAATACCAGTCTTGCATCTATATTTTAGATCGACGACAAAAAGCCGTTTTGATATTTGATGGTCACGGGAAATTTATCTCAAAAATAAATTCTATCGGTAGGGCTCCTGACGAATTTTACATTCTAGAAGACATTGAAATTAACACGTTTAGAAATACATTAGAATGTTTAGATCCCATGGGAAAAATTTTAACTTACGACCTTATGGGAAATTACCTCTCCACCATTTATTTACCACATCCTCCCATGGCATACCATTATCTACATGTATTGAATCAAGATTCCATTTTGTTGTACACGAACCCGACAAGAGATAACGACTACACGTTTAGAATTTTTTCTCGTCAACAAGATACGATTATAACCCAATTTTCAAAGCAAAAGAAAATTATCACCGGAGAATGTAAGTTGCCCGTACAAATATACAAGGAGAGGCTATATTTCACACAAGCATTCAACAATGAAACCTACCAAATCTCTAAAGATACGCTTTTATTCGCTTACGAGTGGAATTTTGGGAAATACACCTACAATCTATCAAAAATGAAATTACCCGATTTAACAACTCCTGAAGAACAGATCAAGTTTTATAACGAAGTTATGTATTCTCCCAAAATTCCATACACGTTCAATCTCAATAGTCAAAACGATCAATACTATTATTGTTCGCTTTTTATGAAAAATAAAATGCTGCATGTTTTCTATAACAAAGCAACAAAAGAAACTACCGTTTTTTCTACAACAAAGGAGAAAATTGGTATTTATCCATTTTATATGGATAACGAAAAAATCATCGGAATGACCGATGAAGATTTGATGCCTATAGCATCGCTAATTGATGCAAAAAGTGCATGTATTACAAATCCGGAAGCATTAACGGATAGAACGGAAAATTCCAATCCCGTGCTTGTAAAATACTATTTCAAATGA
- a CDS encoding 6-bladed beta-propeller, which yields MKAPIYILLIVLVTSCNKTIDIKGKTLYTDLDHAPSIPTEKLFSKIEVIPLETQEESIIRSIDKIMEYQSCIYILDRRQKAVLIFDGHGKFISKINSIGRAPDEFYLLEDIEINTFRNTLECLDPMGKILTYDLTGNYLSTIYLPHPPMAYHYLHVLNQDSILLYTNPTIDNDYTFRIFSRQQDTIITQFSKQKKIITGECKLAPQIYKERLYFTQAFNNETYQISKDTLLFAYEWNFGKYTYNLSKMKLPDLTTPEEQIKFYNEVMYSPKIPYTFNLNSQNDQYYYCSLFMKNKMLHVFYNKATKETTVFSTTKEKIGIYPFCMDNEKIIGMTDEDLMPIASLIDAKSACITNPKALTDRTENSNPVLVKYYFK from the coding sequence ATGAAAGCTCCAATTTACATTTTACTTATAGTCTTGGTAACCTCATGCAATAAAACCATTGATATAAAGGGTAAAACACTTTATACCGATTTAGACCATGCCCCATCTATACCTACAGAAAAACTTTTTTCTAAAATAGAAGTTATTCCTTTGGAAACGCAAGAGGAATCCATCATACGAAGCATTGATAAAATCATGGAATACCAGTCTTGCATCTATATTTTAGATCGACGACAAAAAGCCGTATTGATATTTGATGGGCACGGGAAATTTATCTCAAAAATAAATTCTATCGGTAGGGCTCCTGACGAATTTTACCTTCTTGAAGACATTGAAATTAACACGTTTAGAAATACATTAGAATGTTTAGATCCCATGGGGAAAATTTTAACTTACGATCTTACAGGGAATTACCTCTCCACCATTTATTTACCACATCCTCCCATGGCATACCATTATCTACATGTATTGAATCAAGATTCCATTTTGTTGTACACGAACCCGACAATAGATAACGACTACACGTTTAGAATTTTTTCCCGTCAACAAGATACGATTATAACCCAATTTTCAAAGCAAAAGAAAATTATCACCGGAGAATGTAAGTTGGCACCACAAATATACAAGGAAAGGCTATATTTCACACAAGCATTCAACAATGAAACCTACCAAATCTCTAAAGATACGCTTTTATTCGCTTACGAGTGGAATTTCGGGAAATACACCTACAATCTATCAAAAATGAAATTACCCGATTTAACAACTCCCGAAGAACAGATCAAGTTTTATAACGAAGTTATGTACTCTCCCAAAATTCCATACACGTTCAATCTCAATAGTCAAAACGATCAATACTATTATTGTTCGCTTTTTATGAAAAATAAAATGCTGCATGTTTTCTATAACAAAGCAACAAAAGAAACTACCGTTTTTTCTACAACAAAGGAGAAAATTGGTATTTATCCATTTTGCATGGATAACGAAAAAATCATCGGAATGACCGATGAAGATTTGATGCCTATAGCATCGCTAATTGATGCAAAAAGTGCATGTATTACAAATCCGAAAGCATTAACGGATAGAACGGAAAATTCCAATCCCGTGCTTGTAAAATACTATTTCAAATGA
- a CDS encoding 3TM-type holin, translating into MRTVTNLVSAVGDIVNRLTLPGREKKQLETDILRLLIAVEEKTISEQAAAIREEARGNWLQRSWRPIVMLVFTVIVLAGTFLNLPILSDTSRFWDLLEIGLGGYIIGRGGEQLVSSLFKRSQK; encoded by the coding sequence ATGAGAACGGTCACGAACCTGGTCAGCGCGGTAGGTGACATCGTCAACCGCCTGACACTCCCCGGAAGGGAGAAGAAACAACTGGAAACAGACATTCTGCGCCTGCTGATTGCCGTCGAGGAAAAAACCATTTCGGAACAGGCTGCCGCTATCCGTGAAGAAGCCCGGGGCAACTGGCTGCAACGGTCGTGGCGACCGATCGTGATGCTGGTCTTCACCGTGATCGTTCTTGCCGGAACGTTCCTGAATCTGCCGATACTCTCCGATACCTCCCGTTTTTGGGATTTACTGGAAATCGGGCTTGGCGGATACATCATCGGTCGAGGCGGCGAACAGCTCGTCAGTTCCCTCTTCAAACGTTCCCAGAAATAA
- a CDS encoding DUF6266 family protein — translation MAKHYNSLLRGLSGRIGNTIFYRNGNQDCIRSYPLEYHDANTPEQQKNRKRLTVALRFYQQLKETLLKEVWKNEGHRQKTNGYALFMKRNIHVFTPEGKIADFSRLQIGIGRRQDVNNMAYSVSPEDKVTLQWDDNSGSPTAKATDRLIVVVLYGNRSFTPVVLDHLPFLREDEIATFSLQRKKGIKAHIYCFFASQDYTHFSNDKYFKL, via the coding sequence ATGGCAAAACATTACAACTCGCTACTAAGAGGCCTGAGCGGCCGGATCGGTAACACGATTTTCTACAGAAACGGCAATCAAGATTGCATCCGCTCCTACCCGCTGGAATATCACGACGCGAACACCCCCGAACAGCAAAAGAACCGGAAACGGCTAACCGTGGCCCTGCGCTTCTACCAGCAACTCAAAGAGACCTTGCTCAAAGAGGTGTGGAAAAACGAGGGACATCGCCAGAAAACAAACGGGTACGCCCTCTTCATGAAGAGAAACATCCACGTGTTCACCCCCGAAGGGAAAATCGCCGACTTCTCCCGCTTGCAAATCGGGATCGGCAGACGACAAGATGTCAATAACATGGCGTACTCCGTCAGCCCGGAAGATAAGGTTACCCTGCAATGGGACGACAACTCGGGTTCCCCCACCGCCAAGGCTACCGACCGTCTGATCGTGGTCGTGCTGTACGGCAACCGATCGTTCACCCCGGTTGTTCTCGACCATCTCCCGTTCCTGCGGGAAGACGAGATCGCCACGTTTTCCCTGCAACGCAAAAAAGGGATCAAAGCACATATCTATTGCTTTTTCGCCTCGCAAGACTATACCCATTTTTCAAACGACAAATACTTTAAATTATGA
- a CDS encoding BF3164 family lipoprotein, which translates to MKYLIYISTILFLSCQSLPPQVHIISKFPRTLNVEGEPITSFDKELGIMSLHVTDNYFLCGSHRTDHHFSVYSKNNISKITDLCKKGRGPGEFIAPAYFSQYKLENGETKIWILDRGNSMFHLINIEKSIHEKKTYIETTLSLADYNRQSFRELFQLNDSTIFGTEDFKECKHFYINLRDSGIKYINPMFKFADDPDPFPIAQTISTINPKNRYIASAYFNFPQIDLINNTGNIYKTILYNEYINPRHVTPLHANEEYYSTISSDSDYIYALYNRGNSLVDEIKTTSSIFVFSWDGVPVCEIKIPYATYLCVDPIEHILYSIDINKEDHIVSKLSLHEYNFSNL; encoded by the coding sequence ATGAAATATTTAATATACATATCAACTATTTTATTTTTGAGCTGTCAGTCTCTTCCTCCTCAAGTCCATATCATAAGTAAATTTCCACGTACTCTAAATGTGGAAGGAGAACCGATAACATCATTTGATAAAGAGCTTGGAATCATGAGTTTGCATGTTACAGACAATTATTTCTTATGCGGCTCACACAGAACGGATCATCATTTCTCTGTTTATTCTAAAAATAATATTTCAAAAATTACGGATTTATGCAAAAAAGGCCGTGGACCCGGGGAATTCATTGCTCCAGCCTATTTCTCTCAATATAAACTCGAAAACGGGGAGACTAAAATATGGATACTGGACAGAGGTAACTCCATGTTTCACTTAATTAATATTGAAAAAAGCATACATGAAAAAAAAACATATATAGAAACCACTCTTTCTCTTGCAGACTATAATAGACAATCGTTCAGAGAGCTTTTTCAACTAAATGATTCCACTATATTCGGTACTGAAGATTTCAAAGAATGCAAGCATTTCTATATAAACTTGCGAGACTCCGGCATCAAGTATATAAATCCCATGTTCAAATTTGCAGATGATCCGGACCCATTTCCCATCGCTCAAACCATATCCACCATCAACCCTAAAAACAGATATATTGCATCCGCATATTTCAACTTTCCTCAAATTGATCTCATTAATAACACGGGGAATATTTATAAAACAATTCTGTATAATGAATACATTAATCCAAGACACGTGACACCTCTACATGCAAATGAAGAATATTATTCTACTATCAGCAGTGATTCTGACTACATTTATGCACTATATAACAGAGGAAATAGCCTTGTTGACGAGATAAAAACGACATCTTCCATTTTCGTTTTCTCATGGGATGGAGTTCCCGTGTGTGAAATTAAGATCCCTTATGCCACCTATCTATGTGTTGATCCTATAGAACACATATTATATAGCATAGATATTAATAAAGAAGATCATATCGTATCAAAACTTTCTTTACACGAATATAATTTTTCCAATCTATGA
- a CDS encoding 6-bladed beta-propeller — protein MKILIYILAAILVISCNKTIDIKSKTIYSNLDHEHSIPTEKLFSKIEIISLETNEQSLIQSIRKVIEYDSCLYILDSRQKAILIFDTTGKFISKIHTVGRAPSEYFLLYDIAINTYSKTLDALDPMGKIITYDLKGNYISSIHLPHPPMAYHHISILNKDSILLHTEPRITTDYTFRIFSRKVNSITKQFNNQQESIAWLMKGVLQVYKDTLYYSQAIHHEVYKIIRDSLHHAYSWNFGKYSYDINKMQLPNLTDPTEEMKFYKEVMYSSKIPYTFRFSGQNDQYYYCSIFMKEKMVHVFHNKMSKKDIVFSTMEENIGIYPLAIDHEKIIGITDDDWMPLSVLMNENANISNPEVFKELTDNSNPILVKYYFK, from the coding sequence ATGAAAATATTAATTTACATTTTAGCCGCAATTTTGGTAATATCATGCAATAAAACTATTGATATAAAGAGCAAAACAATTTATTCCAATTTAGACCACGAGCATTCCATACCTACAGAAAAGCTTTTTTCTAAAATAGAAATTATATCGTTAGAAACCAATGAACAATCCTTGATACAAAGCATACGTAAAGTCATAGAATACGATTCATGCTTATATATACTTGATTCTCGTCAAAAAGCAATACTCATTTTTGATACGACCGGGAAATTTATATCAAAAATTCACACCGTAGGTAGAGCCCCTTCTGAATATTTTTTACTCTACGATATCGCGATCAACACGTATTCAAAGACATTAGATGCTCTTGATCCCATGGGAAAAATTATAACGTACGATCTTAAGGGAAACTATATTTCTAGCATACATCTACCACATCCACCCATGGCATACCATCATATTTCAATTTTAAATAAAGATTCCATCCTATTACACACAGAACCCCGCATTACAACAGATTATACATTTAGAATTTTCTCGAGAAAGGTGAATTCTATCACGAAACAATTTAATAATCAACAGGAATCTATAGCGTGGCTAATGAAAGGAGTTCTTCAAGTCTATAAAGATACTTTATATTACTCGCAAGCTATACATCATGAGGTATACAAAATTATTCGTGATTCACTACATCATGCTTATTCATGGAATTTTGGAAAGTATTCGTATGACATCAACAAAATGCAACTCCCGAATTTAACAGACCCTACAGAAGAAATGAAATTTTATAAAGAAGTCATGTATTCTTCAAAAATTCCATACACTTTTCGTTTCAGCGGGCAAAATGACCAATATTATTATTGTTCCATTTTCATGAAAGAAAAAATGGTTCATGTTTTTCATAACAAAATGTCAAAAAAGGATATTGTTTTTTCCACCATGGAAGAGAATATCGGAATTTATCCACTAGCTATTGATCATGAAAAAATAATCGGAATCACGGATGATGATTGGATGCCATTATCCGTCTTGATGAATGAAAACGCGAATATTTCAAATCCAGAAGTATTTAAAGAGTTAACCGATAATTCAAATCCCATTCTTGTAAAATATTATTTCAAATGA
- a CDS encoding DUF6266 family protein: protein MAKFNSYLLGKVRKSVGNITTCIFNKENIAKAKIFTRKDVKTPEILAQRAKMKAIVSIARKLLPVIRKGFVGVGRGTTSNAFTSLNISLVEVDEQYNTTVDFERLLCASGPLYTPKVGVSYNESNKTYAFSQEMQDDEGDGFSCANDKVYAALYETALNQTRLVTLRERAGSGDTSVDLPEDWDPTKVHVYCFATSKNGRMASDSRHLAIA from the coding sequence ATGGCAAAATTCAATTCTTACCTTTTAGGTAAAGTCAGAAAATCAGTGGGCAACATCACCACGTGTATTTTCAACAAAGAGAACATCGCGAAAGCCAAAATTTTCACCCGGAAGGACGTGAAAACCCCGGAAATACTGGCGCAAAGGGCTAAAATGAAAGCCATCGTCAGCATCGCCCGCAAGTTGCTCCCCGTTATCCGGAAAGGCTTTGTCGGCGTGGGACGAGGCACAACCTCGAACGCTTTCACCTCTCTCAACATAAGTCTGGTTGAGGTTGACGAGCAATATAACACCACGGTAGATTTTGAACGCCTGCTCTGCGCGTCCGGTCCGTTGTACACGCCGAAAGTCGGTGTCAGTTACAACGAGTCGAATAAAACGTATGCCTTTTCCCAAGAGATGCAAGACGACGAAGGCGACGGTTTCTCCTGCGCCAACGACAAGGTGTACGCCGCCCTGTACGAAACCGCACTCAACCAGACAAGGCTCGTGACACTCCGGGAAAGAGCGGGAAGCGGGGACACGAGCGTCGATCTCCCGGAAGACTGGGATCCGACCAAAGTACACGTCTACTGCTTCGCCACGTCAAAAAACGGGCGCATGGCTTCCGACAGCCGACACTTGGCAATTGCTTGA
- a CDS encoding N-acetylmuramoyl-L-alanine amidase: MDILNHRLVDCEAVHLTCSKNTRPLAPPDTIVLHYTAGSNGLASAHYLTRPDVTASAHYLTRPDVTASAHLVIDRKGDIIQLVPFNVEAWHAGKSFHLGRINLNRYSIGIELDNLGKLRREGERFIAECGKDVQPSDVFVDEANGQPTYWHRYTDEQLKTVVLVCLLLMDRYPIRYLLRHSDITPRKIDPGPAFPPELLELNR, encoded by the coding sequence GTGGATATTCTAAACCACCGTCTGGTTGACTGCGAGGCAGTTCACCTGACATGCTCTAAAAATACCCGACCGCTCGCGCCCCCGGACACCATCGTCCTGCACTACACGGCAGGTTCAAACGGTCTGGCATCCGCTCACTACCTGACCCGCCCCGACGTGACGGCATCCGCTCACTACCTGACCCGCCCCGACGTGACGGCATCCGCCCATCTCGTCATCGACCGGAAGGGTGACATTATCCAGCTCGTGCCTTTCAACGTGGAAGCGTGGCATGCCGGGAAAAGTTTTCATCTCGGAAGAATTAACCTGAACCGCTACTCCATCGGCATCGAACTTGATAATCTCGGCAAACTTCGCCGGGAAGGTGAAAGATTCATCGCCGAATGTGGCAAGGATGTACAACCGTCGGACGTGTTCGTCGACGAGGCGAACGGGCAACCCACCTATTGGCACCGCTACACGGACGAACAGCTTAAAACGGTGGTCCTCGTGTGCCTGTTACTGATGGACCGTTACCCGATCCGTTATCTCCTGCGCCACTCGGACATCACGCCCCGGAAAATCGATCCGGGGCCGGCCTTCCCGCCGGAGCTTCTGGAACTAAACCGATAA
- a CDS encoding 6-bladed beta-propeller — protein MKPTHNLKRRPIEALTRGNSSNMNVLYFIVCFVLLYQCRNAQHIKDQTIIHSVIKEDFQGIVADSLFSSVTYIPLETSKNSLLVSINKIHIQDSTIYILDKKQKVIFAFDLEGKYKNKLDKLGRGYGEYLSLDDFFITDSTIYILASDQQKVSVYNLNFDFNFDFPIATHGTSITFNNDSLFIFTNYCSTELQNFYIYNRFTGEYLNKFGPFPKKQLGIAYRQTTFAKYQNSVYCFFPYDYSIYKCHEKLEKVCNINFGKDYMYPENFKNYSDEERINHIMRYSDPLQQPIGRIDNLFICDNFLFFTFVKGIFPYIYFKHTQQDGAHVGGIINSRQFPLINNDFIYIDENTYICFCQAETIFSLDKKGIQLPSNLRPIKIDDNPILGLYKLKKN, from the coding sequence ATGAAACCCACTCACAATCTTAAACGGAGACCAATAGAAGCATTGACAAGAGGAAATTCCAGCAACATGAACGTACTCTATTTCATTGTATGTTTTGTACTTCTATATCAATGCAGGAACGCCCAGCATATAAAAGATCAAACCATCATTCATTCTGTTATAAAAGAAGATTTTCAAGGAATTGTTGCCGATTCTCTTTTCTCTTCTGTAACATACATTCCATTAGAAACATCAAAAAATTCTTTACTTGTAAGTATAAACAAAATCCATATTCAAGATAGCACTATATATATACTAGATAAAAAACAGAAAGTCATTTTTGCCTTCGATTTAGAAGGAAAATATAAGAATAAATTAGATAAACTCGGTAGAGGTTATGGTGAATATCTTTCATTAGATGACTTTTTCATCACGGATAGTACGATTTACATTTTGGCATCTGATCAACAAAAAGTTTCCGTCTACAATTTAAATTTCGACTTCAACTTTGATTTCCCTATTGCTACACATGGGACATCCATTACATTCAACAATGACAGTCTATTTATTTTTACGAACTACTGTTCTACAGAATTACAAAATTTTTATATATACAACAGGTTTACAGGAGAATATTTAAACAAATTCGGTCCATTTCCCAAGAAACAGCTAGGAATTGCATATAGACAGACGACCTTTGCTAAATACCAAAATTCCGTGTATTGCTTTTTCCCGTACGACTACTCTATCTACAAGTGTCATGAAAAATTAGAAAAAGTCTGTAATATCAATTTTGGAAAAGATTACATGTATCCAGAAAATTTTAAAAATTATTCAGACGAGGAACGTATAAACCATATTATGCGGTATTCTGATCCCCTTCAACAACCCATTGGGAGAATAGATAATTTATTTATATGCGACAATTTTCTCTTTTTCACTTTCGTGAAAGGCATCTTTCCCTACATTTATTTCAAACACACGCAACAAGATGGCGCTCACGTTGGAGGTATTATTAATTCTCGTCAATTCCCACTAATAAATAATGATTTCATTTATATTGACGAAAACACGTATATATGCTTTTGTCAAGCAGAAACAATATTTTCCCTTGATAAAAAAGGAATTCAATTACCTTCAAATTTACGACCTATAAAAATAGATGACAATCCTATTTTAGGTTTATACAAATTAAAAAAAAACTAA
- a CDS encoding 6-bladed beta-propeller: MKKVVFNIITFLCIAACSSNKEQDNLITIHLDPTSRQTVNWEQLFDTASMQVIPLETTDQSLLAWVDKVIITDTVYSFSSNNSIYTFNQNGNFLFKIAHQGRGPGEYLVLDDFYIDEDNHYYILDNNSFKIIEYSSKGEFINEINTGLFGLAFTKVSNDLWAIYIGSSKSPDSHCRLNYFSKQEKKIIHEFIEISDNELNWRHFKDNNNFIHRDAKNLFFTYSLNDTIYQLTEKELIPCYRFECGKYQIPQKVLKESYNDVSDFIEMIKNHDYVTRITPVHLTDKEVMFGFQYQDDYLHSLYQRHTTTIINHYQNFLGIPHFSISTQEAIFPSGYQNDYFYYLIDPAFIPDKFKNTFSHMHKLPKLEDNSNPILLKIKLL; the protein is encoded by the coding sequence ATGAAAAAAGTTGTCTTCAATATAATCACATTCTTGTGTATTGCCGCATGCTCGTCAAACAAAGAACAAGATAATCTCATCACAATTCACCTAGATCCGACATCCCGTCAAACTGTAAACTGGGAACAATTATTTGACACGGCATCTATGCAAGTAATTCCTCTTGAAACAACAGATCAATCTTTATTAGCATGGGTAGATAAAGTGATAATAACAGACACGGTGTATTCCTTTTCTTCTAACAATAGCATATATACATTTAATCAAAATGGGAATTTTTTATTCAAAATAGCCCATCAAGGAAGAGGTCCCGGGGAATATCTTGTACTAGATGACTTCTACATAGATGAAGACAATCATTATTACATACTTGACAATAACAGTTTTAAAATCATAGAATATTCCTCAAAAGGAGAGTTTATAAATGAAATAAATACAGGACTATTCGGTCTCGCATTCACAAAAGTATCCAATGATTTATGGGCTATATATATCGGTTCATCAAAATCTCCTGATTCCCACTGTCGTTTAAATTATTTTTCTAAACAAGAGAAAAAAATCATACATGAATTTATCGAGATTTCAGACAATGAATTAAACTGGAGACATTTTAAAGATAACAATAACTTCATACACAGGGATGCAAAAAATTTATTTTTTACCTATTCCCTAAATGATACAATCTACCAATTAACAGAAAAAGAACTCATCCCTTGTTATCGATTTGAGTGTGGGAAATACCAAATACCACAAAAGGTGCTAAAAGAATCGTACAATGATGTTTCCGATTTTATCGAAATGATTAAAAATCATGATTACGTGACCCGTATTACCCCGGTACACCTCACGGACAAAGAAGTCATGTTCGGCTTTCAATATCAAGACGATTACCTACATTCGCTTTATCAACGTCATACAACAACAATCATAAATCACTATCAGAATTTTCTTGGAATTCCCCATTTTTCTATTTCAACCCAAGAGGCTATTTTTCCCTCCGGATATCAAAACGATTATTTCTATTATCTGATCGACCCCGCCTTTATTCCCGACAAATTTAAAAATACATTTTCACATATGCACAAATTGCCAAAATTAGAAGACAATTCAAATCCCATATTATTGAAAATTAAATTATTATAA
- a CDS encoding 6-bladed beta-propeller, whose amino-acid sequence MIKIECDNSVEKQKILLTLLPCTIFLLLSVITSCKSYPPQEAENSIVWKVDPHTKLSSYIDSVEYIVLETHPDGLFNMIEKLVVQDDKIFILDFRNRNQVLVFDTTGKFLFPVGALGRAPGEFLETRNFTVDSNHIYIIDNYQSRLLLYDLNGAYIETNQLPGVFYDIAILGNGDYMFSWQPLKDLPVKKENKITITDKNLNMKKELLPTNESDCCNLSKLYFFTQNDDNIVYHTLLSDTIYLFDRHDAFTFSTLTIDFTAHSIPMKWKQDYSKVTENHQYLYTTPFVTPKYILGSNDSEPYLIDRKNKKVIVNSREKDDYFLLEPEFAEGNNVFSYLLNDTYQVMIKDGMKRAPEEIEEKLEKDHYVLIKYILK is encoded by the coding sequence ATGATTAAAATTGAATGTGACAATAGCGTTGAAAAGCAAAAAATACTCCTTACTCTATTACCTTGCACTATATTCCTATTATTATCCGTTATTACCTCTTGTAAATCATATCCTCCACAAGAGGCAGAGAATTCTATAGTCTGGAAAGTTGACCCACACACCAAACTATCCTCCTACATTGATTCAGTAGAATATATCGTGTTGGAAACACATCCGGACGGTCTATTTAACATGATCGAAAAACTCGTCGTACAGGATGATAAAATATTTATTCTCGATTTCCGAAATCGGAATCAAGTATTGGTATTCGATACCACCGGAAAATTCCTGTTCCCGGTTGGAGCCTTAGGACGAGCCCCAGGAGAATTTCTTGAAACCCGCAATTTCACGGTGGATTCAAACCACATCTATATCATCGACAACTACCAATCCCGTTTATTACTATACGACCTGAATGGGGCCTACATTGAAACCAATCAATTACCAGGCGTCTTCTACGACATCGCCATTCTGGGAAATGGCGACTACATGTTCAGCTGGCAACCACTCAAAGATCTGCCCGTGAAAAAAGAGAATAAAATCACCATTACGGACAAGAATCTAAACATGAAAAAGGAATTATTACCGACGAATGAATCCGATTGCTGCAACTTGTCCAAACTCTATTTCTTTACACAAAACGATGACAACATCGTGTATCACACCCTATTATCCGACACGATCTACCTGTTTGACCGTCACGATGCCTTCACGTTCTCAACCTTGACGATAGATTTCACCGCCCATTCCATCCCCATGAAATGGAAACAGGACTATTCGAAAGTCACGGAAAACCATCAATACCTGTACACGACACCTTTTGTTACCCCTAAATATATCCTTGGAAGTAATGACTCCGAACCATATCTTATCGATCGGAAAAATAAAAAAGTCATCGTGAATAGCAGGGAAAAAGACGATTATTTTCTATTAGAGCCAGAATTCGCGGAAGGAAACAACGTTTTCTCCTATCTCTTAAACGACACGTACCAAGTCATGATAAAAGACGGCATGAAAAGAGCCCCGGAAGAAATAGAGGAAAAATTGGAAAAGGATCATTATGTCCTAATCAAGTACATTCTCAAATAA
- a CDS encoding MerR family transcriptional regulator encodes MIQIENNTDITEKIVTILHRLSEHLQGFTQELTEIREFMKKATGDISPPLLDKEALCRKLNIAERTLYRDIKTYNIPVHKLGSRLYFYWEEVEQSLKREKV; translated from the coding sequence ATGATACAAATAGAAAACAACACGGACATCACGGAAAAAATCGTCACGATCCTCCACCGGCTATCGGAACATCTTCAGGGGTTCACGCAAGAGCTAACGGAAATCCGGGAGTTCATGAAAAAAGCCACCGGGGACATCTCCCCGCCATTGCTTGACAAGGAAGCACTGTGTCGAAAGTTGAACATTGCCGAACGCACCTTGTACCGGGACATTAAAACCTACAACATCCCCGTTCACAAACTCGGCAGCCGGCTCTATTTTTACTGGGAAGAAGTGGAACAATCCCTAAAACGCGAAAAAGTATGA